The genome window TAAAATTGATTTATTTAATGACACTATTGTAAACTTGTCAACATATTCACTTGGTTAAATATGTCACGATGATTAAAGGTCAGAGTGATAGACATCGCAAGTTGAATAataatactatatatatatatatatatatatatatatatccacatACACACAGAAACACAGAATGAAATTTTTTATAAACCAGAATTCTTTAACATAAAAGACAAATACATCAATACGAGTACAATCCAAATCATAACATCACGATCGAGATAACTTTATTCGCTCTTATTTTACAGCTCGACAACCACCTTCCCAGTGGCATGGCCCTCAATGCTCTTGGCCCAAGCCGCTTCAGCCTGACTTAAAGGGTATCTCGAGTCGATAACGGTTTTCAATTTCCCTTCTTTTACCAACTTCACAAGAAAACCAATCTCTTGGGCACTTGGATTCACAAGTAACGGTGTAACTTGCTTTTTCGAAAAAGTTAGCTTTTGCACTGCACAATTCCAAAATGTACCACCACTCGGGGTTATATCAATTACCTTCCCAGTTGGGCTCAAGTTGGGCTTGAAAGTTGACCATGGGATACCAGTGGTGCAATTGACCACTATGTCATATTTCTGGCCCGATGGGCTTTTGAGAGCAGCTCCTTCTGGGGTCCTATAGTCCAGAACCTCATCGGCTCCTAAACTTTTAACAAAATGGATGTTGCGCGCCCCACATGTTGCGGTCACGTGGGTGTTACCGAGTTTTGCTAGCTGGACTGCATAGTGACCCACACCACCAGAAGCGGCAGTTATTAGGACGTTGGTTCGTGGTTTTGTTTTTTCCAGTTTTAGCCCACCGGTTACAGTAAGTGAGTGCAGGGCGGCACATGCTGCAATGCCTAGACACGCACCATCTGCAGCCGATACTTCTCGCGGTCTTGGAACTGTTAAGCTTTCTTTAGCCACGACATACTCGGCTAGCCCTCCACCTGCACTCGGACCCCCCTTCACCCATGCAAACAGGTTTAAAGTCAATAAAGGCATGTTTTTTTATGTATGCAACTTCCTAAATCGTTTTGGTATCTTGTTTTTCGCAATAATATTTAATAAATGTTGACGGGTCGACCCAACCCAACTTGCCACATCCTATAAGAACAAGTCTGAAACAAAATCTCGCAAATCAGAAAGATGAAACTCACAAGAGTTGCAACAATTTTGTCACCAGCTTTAAACTTCTTTACACCGGGTCCAACTTTCACAACTTCTCCTGCCACATCGCTAACTGATCCAAACAAACAATCATATTTAGTTATTATTAATCCTTAAGAAATGAGAAGCTAAGTTATGATTGTCATTAAAGTATCAACTATCAAACTTACGTGGTATAAAAGGAAACTTTTTGGGTAAAACCGGGCGTGCAAAGCCGTTCTGTATCTTCCAGTCAATTGGGTTTATGCTTGCTGCTTCTACTTTCATCAGAATCTCATCTTTGCAAGGAGCAGGGATAGGGATTTCAACATGCTGTAAAACACTAAAACATATAAATAACAGTATTGACTCTAGCTTCATAAAAGCAtgacgagccgagccgagctcgagcttaggctggagggtgtgggatggagcccctaggggctttatcaagACACGTAAGCACCACGTAGGATCCACGTCAGCCATAACGCCCCCTTTAATTTGCACGGTGTGGGATGGAGCCCCCTATtaatcaaaattaaaaaaaaaaatttgattggtGCAAAACAAATGGGCCCCACCTGAACACCCCCTTCCTCCCGTTAACATGATGGCGGACACCTCTATAGCGCCCCTCCTTGAAGTGCTTGGTGTGGGGTATAGCGCCGGCGGCGCCATAGTTGGTGAGCTGGCGGTGGTGGCGCCCCCCACACCCTCTGGCCTTAGTAGGGTAAATATAGGTCTGAAATGATACAGTTAAATAAGCAAAATTAACACAACAATTTAGTAGAAATGATGTTGAATCACCTTCAAACCGGCGGCACCTCCGCCGTAGCCAGTGTACCAAACCGCATGCATCACTTTTCTGGTCATATTCAGTTGTCTATCAAACTTTCTGAGCTGTTCGCAAAATTAACACAACAATCTATTTGAAATGATGTTGAATTGGGTGGTACTAGTGTACGATATTTATA of Helianthus annuus cultivar XRQ/B chromosome 1, HanXRQr2.0-SUNRISE, whole genome shotgun sequence contains these proteins:
- the LOC110872720 gene encoding chloroplast envelope quinone oxidoreductase homolog, whose amino-acid sequence is MTRKVMHAVWYTGYGGGAAGLKHVEIPIPAPCKDEILMKVEAASINPIDWKIQNGFARPVLPKKFPFIPLSDVAGEVVKVGPGVKKFKAGDKIVATLGGPSAGGGLAEYVVAKESLTVPRPREVSAADGACLGIAACAALHSLTVTGGLKLEKTKPRTNVLITAASGGVGHYAVQLAKLGNTHVTATCGARNIHFVKSLGADEVLDYRTPEGAALKSPSGQKYDIVVNCTTGIPWSTFKPNLSPTGKVIDITPSGGTFWNCAVQKLTFSKKQVTPLLVNPSAQEIGFLVKLVKEGKLKTVIDSRYPLSQAEAAWAKSIEGHATGKVVVEL